One Nostocoides sp. HKS02 genomic window carries:
- a CDS encoding low molecular weight phosphatase family protein has translation MSSSARILTVCTGNICRSPFLERTLQSELDRSWGPGEVQVHSAGTGALTGSAMDPEARARLEAQGYAANGFVARDLTADLVAGADLVLTATRAHRGKVAAVHPRALRYVFAFREFADLVTGVSDDDLQVPSADAGEHIRRVVALAAAQRGARPPLDDSEADIVDPYRRAAEVFDQMTGQIMAALPTVARALGRP, from the coding sequence TTGAGCTCCTCTGCGCGCATCCTCACCGTCTGCACCGGCAACATCTGCCGCTCGCCCTTCCTCGAGCGCACCCTCCAGTCCGAGCTCGACCGTTCCTGGGGGCCGGGCGAGGTCCAGGTGCACAGCGCCGGCACGGGTGCGCTGACCGGGTCGGCGATGGACCCCGAGGCGCGTGCGCGCCTCGAAGCCCAGGGGTATGCCGCGAACGGCTTCGTCGCTCGTGACCTGACCGCGGACCTGGTGGCTGGGGCAGACCTCGTGCTCACCGCGACCCGCGCCCACCGGGGCAAGGTGGCGGCAGTGCACCCCCGGGCCCTGCGCTACGTCTTCGCCTTCCGGGAGTTCGCGGACCTCGTCACCGGTGTCTCGGACGACGACCTGCAGGTGCCGAGTGCCGACGCGGGCGAGCACATCCGCCGCGTCGTCGCCCTGGCCGCTGCCCAGCGCGGTGCCAGGCCGCCACTGGATGACAGTGAGGCAGACATCGTCGACCCGTATCGCCGCGCAGCGGAGGTCTTCGACCAGATGACCGGACAGATCATGGCCGCCCTCCCCACCGT
- a CDS encoding FABP family protein, with product MVFNLDLDLPPELAPLAWLVGRWEGAGVVGYPTIESANFGQEVEVSHDGRPFLEWHSRTWLLNDAGDKVRPLATETGFWRPVEGGEVELLLAHPTGIVELYYGTAEPAKIALRTDGVLRSPRAKEYNAATRLYGLVNSNLLWAMDMAAVGQSLQSHVSAELKRVA from the coding sequence ATGGTCTTCAACCTCGACCTCGACCTGCCCCCCGAGCTCGCGCCACTGGCGTGGCTGGTCGGCCGCTGGGAGGGTGCCGGCGTCGTGGGCTACCCCACGATCGAGTCGGCCAACTTCGGTCAGGAGGTCGAGGTCAGCCACGACGGGCGCCCGTTCCTGGAGTGGCACAGTCGCACCTGGCTGTTGAACGACGCCGGTGACAAGGTGCGACCGCTGGCCACCGAGACGGGCTTCTGGCGCCCGGTCGAGGGCGGCGAGGTCGAGCTGCTGCTCGCCCACCCCACCGGCATCGTCGAGCTCTACTACGGGACGGCCGAGCCTGCGAAGATCGCGTTGCGCACCGACGGGGTGCTCCGCAGCCCCCGTGCCAAGGAGTACAACGCCGCAACCCGGCTCTACGGCCTCGTCAACTCCAACCTGCTCTGGGCGATGGACATGGCGGCTGTGGGCCAGTCGCTGCAGAGCCACGTCTCCGCCGAGCTCAAGCGCGTCGCGTAG